Part of the Cyprinus carpio isolate SPL01 chromosome A1, ASM1834038v1, whole genome shotgun sequence genome is shown below.
AGCTAAAAGTGTTTGGCGGATGGATTTAAAGCGCTTACGGGAGGAGAAAGCTGAGCCTCGATTGTTAGCATGCTTAGCTTAGCTAGCGTGCAGGCTAACCGCTTTCAGATGTTCCTGCTGCCTTTGATGACACAAGGCTAAACACGTCACAATATAACCGACAACACCGTGGACAATCGGGTAAACACATATTTAAACGAATTAGTCTTACGATAGTCCAGTAGCGGGTGTGCTAATACTGCTAGCCTAAGCTAAAGCTCCCGTCGCTAACCGGCTAAACTAGCGCAAAACACAATAATAGTGGATTAAACGATCTAAAACGCCACCAAAGCgtgaattaatattatatacatgtCGTTGTGTCATATATAAACTCCGAGATTTAGTGATAAAACGCATTTAAAGGGAAACTCCACTGAGGAGTCCAGAGAAGAGTAACGGTCTTCGGGTTTGTTTACAAGAGCTGAAGTTCACGTCgaatgaagaaaatgaaattaaaacagctgCTCGAGCTTGTTGTTGAGCTGATGTTGGGTTTGTGTCACGCAGCTGCTGTATTTGATGTGTGATGTATCTTGGGAACGGGTTAGAATagtttaataacaacaacaacaacaagcattTCTCctcaaaacaagcagcttttattaggaaaacgctCGTATTTACCTGGAAACCTGTTGGAGGGGCGAAGGATCGCAGCGACTGGTGTCTTCTGTCCAGGACTGTCCTCGCTGAGGGGAAGATGAAGTTTCAGAAGAGCGAACTAATCATGCTGCTCCGCTGAGATGCAGCTGCCGCGCCCGGGAGAGCGTTTATTACTCATTTATCTTCCGTGAAGGAAAGAGAACCCCCCTGGAATAATATGTGGCCGACTTGAAGAGCGCTGGGGGTACGGTACACGACTCCGATGCTCCTCCGTTAAAGCGCGATCCTCTTTATCCAACCGATTCCTGTACGACTGCCTGTCGACGGATGATGGCGTCACTGCGTCAGCCAGGAACGTCACCGGCGCTCGCGTTCCTTGTCGCTTACATATGACGTTGTTGGACTcataaaatactttgttttatatgtaaaaaagtaaagttttatttattattatggtgggttttttactataaatatatatatttttacatttagttcaGTTTGGTGTGTTCAAGAAAGGTTGCCATCTTCACTCTAATGGTTACAGTGGGTCAAcatgtaatatttaacattttaatatttaatattgtactGTCGTTTCAATGCTTCACTGTTAATCTGTCAGAAAATGACTGAAGTGCCAAAGAAAGTGTTTCTCTGAAGCACAGATGGTGCCAGTGGTGCCAACCAAActtcataattttgttttgttttgttttgttttgttttgttttattttgttttaattttgttttgttttgttttgttttgttttattttattttattttattttattttattttattattttattttattttattttattttgttttgttttgttttgttttgttttgttttgttttattttattttattttattttatttatttttattttattttattttattttattttattttattttttatacctcTTGTAAttgtattcctttttttattaacatcGTCATTTTTTGTCAGTAACACTTCATTATTTAAaagtgattatttcatttataattattccaaatgatttaattaatgaatcattcatacatgttgcatttaaataaattatgttttttattattcatttataattggtTCTTTTATGTACtgttatatttatgttgttttgcacattttaaaaaaaaaaatctcagatataaatatactttacaaAGCTCAACGGTAAAAGCAATACATACTGTAGTACGTAGTAGTAAGTAAATattgattttgtgattttgtaaagAGAGAACATTACAAAACATCTTATGATTGATAAGTGTGTATTGCACTCACACGagaacaatgataataataaatcctCTTTTAATGTAAAAAGACATACAGTACGTAGCAGGAAATGCATTGGTGAAttcctaaaaaaatattaaacgatttacatttcattataaattgtaaacacaaacttgcaatactgcaaataaaagaaaaatgcagcgaatgtaataatatttacaaaggtTAAAAGGTCTTTATAAATTAACTGGTGTGATGAAATGCATCGTAATGTTTCTGAAGTTCTGAGGCAGGCCTTGCTCCGTCAAAAAGTGgtgaaaatatctgaaatatcATAAGCACAGAAGAACGTATCGGCTTCCAGTGAACTGTTGGATCCTGATCAGTGCAACAGACAGAAAAACTTTGATCTGCAAACCTGCCTTTTTCTCATCCAAATggcaatacatatatatatattatattatattattatatgtataaagtTATGGCATTATGAAACAATCTAAAAGCACTGGGAAAGTTTTCCGAATGACAAATCCCTAAAAATAGTCCACTGTGTCTGGATCTGAGGACAGATGAGGCTTCCTGTaaaacaaatgagagaaaaacagactcATTCAGATATGTGCCAAAAACTACGATGCACTCGTGCACCCTTTTCTAAAATCAGTGAAATATCCTCACAAACATTACTCACATTCAACAGAAACCCTATAAATTCCATCATAACCGAACACTGAACACTAACAGGTCTCCTTCTATATTAATTaagtgcaaaaacacacaaaacaacacttcaGTTCAACATTTATTCTCCTTCTGCGGTCTGACGCAACTCACATTTTGAGTTTGTGTAGCtttttcagtaatatttcagTCAAACAAACTAAttctattaaattaatttaaactggTGAATGTACTCGATCTCTTAAACTGCTGTTAAAGATGAAGAATATTGATATTAAATGAGTAATAGTCATAGTTGTTGAAACCTcagatatgttatttatttattttgacaaaatgaaCTGTTGGATTTTAAGGAATTTCTTTTGTTATTCTACCTGAGGTTTTATTAAGGTAGCATGGTTATTTATCATTGTgctatatttagaattatttttagagTGTACACTGACAAGCTGCTGTAGACATTTGTGGACTAATCTATATTCCTTTGTGCGTTTGTATATTATATCAGTCTTCAGCAGTGCTGTTATACTCCAACAACAACTGCAAAGAATTTCTGCTTCCAGATCAGATTCGTTTCAGTCAGCATAAAAAGAGCCGTGCCCTTACTCCTCTGCTGATGTGGCCTCAGATGCTCTCCGTTTGTGTTTATATAAACCTTAATTTGTCATTCCTGACATCACCTAGCCTTTGTGTAGCCTGCTCCCCCATGGCGCTCGATCCTGGGAAAAACACGGTGTGCGTGACGTAAGCGTGCATTCCTGGCTCATGGACTCTGACCCTCTGCTGTTCCCAGCGAGAGCGAGACAGAGAGCTTCCACACACGTCTGCTGTAATGACCACCAGATGTCACGGCTGGCAGCGCCGACCCGCGGGTCAGAAGTCAGCAGCCACGGCTATTCTGTTCCTCGTACGCAGCCTCATCAAAACAAACTCGACAGAATGACacagtctgtgtttgtgtctgcattAGTAAGCAAGTGcatgtggttgtgtgtttgtgttagagcCGTGCTGCTGATGTGGAGGTCAACACACAATActgctgtttattaataaatctatTAGATTGTATTCGTGTTATTTATGTCTTGagtgttttattaataatcagaaatgtttcttgagcagcaaatcatcatattattatgatttctgaagatcatgtgacactgaagactggagttatgatgctaaaaaaattcagctgtgcatcacagaaataaattacagtttaacagagattcaaatagaaaacagctgtttgggattggaataatatttcacaatattacatttttttctatatttcttattaaataaatgcagcttttgagagcagaagagacttcgttaaaaataaataaataaattaattttggtaacctcaaacctttaaatggtacgttattattataattattattattcatgttgatTGAGTTCCATAAACTCTTAGCTCTTAAACCTGATGAGTATaatgagtatttttatttattaatattaataaattgtattaatattattattattcacattgATTGAGTTCCATAAACAGTGTCAATATGGACTGAGACACTATCATAAATTAAGTGGACTGTAGGGTctagatactttttttttgcacttttttttagaCTAATAACTATTTCTCCTGGCAGCAGAGTGTCATTGCTTTTGTAGTTTTTGCACATCCCAACATACAATGTAATGTCTTTTTGCTCTTTTTCCCTGGATCTCTCAAAAGCATTTCGTAGTTTAAATTGCATGACATAAAAAAAGTTTCCGCATAAAAGAATGATCACAACAGTGCATTTTCACTAAAGTATGCACGGGGAACTCTGATGTGTTCAGTAGTTGCTGACTCGACTCAGAGGGGCATTCCACTGGAAAGTAAAGTAAGAGGTAACCTTATGTCACTTCACAGTTCCAGGAAACGTACCTTACACATTACATTACAGGGTGTGACGCATGTGAATGCATATCTTCATGCCTGGTCCTGCCACACTTCCCAGtgagtcatgtgtgtgtgttcccctTCCAAATCAGCACAGTTTTATCACATCCAGGGCTTTTCTAAACCTCTAACCCTCCACACACAAGTTTCATGTCTCTGATGTGAACCCAGTGGTCGCTTTGTGCATCTACTGTACACTTCTGAAACGTTATTACAACCATTTATGTCTATGACTCGGAAACAATCTGGATTCGGCCCGGAGTGCAGTGAAATATGACGTGTGAATGTAAATAATCAAGAAGTGCACGACATCTGTTACAGATCTGtgctgaaaattaaatatttgcaagcTAGTACAATGACTTTCCTGTTATAACCTCTACACAGCTGTCCATGAGCCAGTACTGTACTGCGAATATGTGCCGGCTTTGTTCTAGAAATTGTGTAGCTTTCCCAGGTTTGGACTACATCTTGCATAAAGGAGGGAATAATAAGTCTAGTGTACTCACTGAAATGCTATTCATTATATTTGGCCAGTGTCCACCTTCTTGCCTCCATCTGCAATCAAACGATGAAAAGACACAGATTCTTTACAAGCTTTAAACCAAACATGTTCcacatcttaaaaaaacaaaaaacaaacactttgacAGTGCAAACTATTTCAAACCTGCAAACACAGTCTGTTTGTATAAAAGATGTTTTGAATCTTAATGGAACAGTTCTGGGGAAAAATGTGGTTTAAGTATGAATACGTTTGAGAAAGCTGACATCAACTAAACATCAACTTTCATAAAGTGGAGTTTCTTTGAGCATTTGAGTGTTTTTAGTGCAATGGCTCCCCCTTCTGGTCAAAGCACAAACTTTACTGAATTCAAAACTGAAGCATGTTCACCTGCTCAATATTGTAACACACTCAATACAATAGCCTAATAGTGTTGCTTTTGAGCAAAACATTATTAAAGCATATATGTGTAAAATTAGTAGGTCTAAATTAaagatttgtatattttgaattgcatataaaatgttcatccatttggattacacagttttaataaagtcattttaacatgatatgatgcatatttgtcagtcatacagaaacaggtaagatttctgtaatagtacttataaaagaaacatgttttaaataaacaataaccaggtttatacataatcatatatattattgttaatgcTTGTTTTCCAGCTAGCTATAGTTTAACCATCTTTATgctttttactgaataaaataaactgttttattatgAGGAAGATTTtaagcaatttgaataaatgcattttgaaaatatgatttaaataaaatcaagtagatgcaaatattttaataataaactactgtacgtcttttttttttgagtgcagaaatTTTACTTGTTTCACTATTTATGCATGACTGTTTGTTTACATTAACACTGTGTAATCCAAATTAATGGATGTTTTTTGTATGCAATTCCagtatataaatcataaatttaGGCCTAAGTATTCTTGAGTTCATCATGTACTGTTTTTAGACCAGACTGTCATTGTTTCCAGCACCTGTGGTTTGGATTAATCACTATAAATGTGTAATATCTGACACACGCCAAGACCCAGATATGAACCGTGTCTCAGAGTCAGATGTTTAGTCGTTACCTTTTGCCATCCAGTTTTCTAGATCTTCCATTTCCAGCTCCATTACTGATGGGATATCATCGTCAAACATGGGCctgaggaaaaaaacacacacatttatactcatgtttatatttgttttattatcattcaTAAATGTTAGACAGCACATTTCTAgcagatgcattaaaaaaagacatgCGGTTATATTAAACTGCATGTTAAGAAAGAGAAAGAACTAAGTCCAATAATTACTGAttatgttgtggttttttttgtttgtgttacaACTGTAAGAACTGTCTGTAAGAACTGTGTTTATGTGGGCAGTTTATTATGAGGTGGAAGTTATTTTTGCCTGCCTATGGAAGATTTTTATCTTTAAAGAGGAACCAACTAACAATGAGCAGCTTTTGTGCAGCATCATTACTAATATCTGTGAACAACAGTCTGAACTGCCAAAACACAACAGCCATTAAAAAGGTTTTTGCGAATATTGTGTATGTTgtcttaaaagaacagttcacccaaaaatgaaaatttgcttatttTCTCAcactcagttcatctgagatcaggatgagtttgtttcttcatcaggtttgtagaaatgtagcattgcatcagtgtctcatcaatggatgctctgcagtgaatgggtgccgtcagaatgagagtccaaacagctgataaaaacatcacaataatccacaagcaatccagacttgtattttggccagaagaaacatcttaatgctggatttgtttcagcttttgtcttctccagatgttaactgatggactggagtgctgtggattacttgtggattattgtgatgtttttatcagctgtttggactctcattctgacggcacccattccctgcagagcatccattgctgagacactgatgcagtgctacatttctacaaatctgatgaagaaacaaactcatctacatcttcgaTGACCTGAGGGGgagcacatttttatttctggatgaactatttatttaatagtgTACAAGGCTTCTGTGGATGTTGAAGCATGACTTTATCCCTAAATAAATCTTTTACTGAGTAATTGttaaatttttgaaaataaataatgaggaTATGGtcttaaatttaaaatcatcCAAAAATTGCAATCATGTAATTCTTAAAAAGATGTTTTTAGTATACTTTTTGTTATGCGTGTTTTTTTGTACCCACGTCCATTGTGGGCTTTATGTGTCTTACACATATGCacatacgtacacacacacacactttgcacaTCTGGGTAAGCCACATATTTGCTAAAAGGAACTAAGAAACAAACTAAACTACTGAAATGCAGCCAGCAGATATCACTCATTATACATGATTATAGAAACACAACATGCTCTGAAAAGTGTGTACCTACATTGGCACTTTTTCGTGGTCTTCATGATCCAGATAAGgatcttcttttgtgtctttggaaaaagaaaaagatgagaaaacatgataaaaattCTTATCACACggtgttttcattcatttatggTTCAGTTTGAGTTGCCTTCTAAGGAACTGTAAACAATGAAAGGAGAAAGGAAAGAAACACTTTGTTTAGTCTCAGAGCGATGTATGACAAACTATGttgcaaaaatttaattaaaatttgttctgtgtgtgtgtgtgtgtgtgtgtgtgtgtgtgtgtgtgagagagagagagagtgtgtgtgtgtgtgtgttagtgagagaagatgtagatgtgtgtgagtgtgtgtgtgtgtgtgtgtgtgtgtgtgtgtgtgtgtgtgtgtgtgtgtgtgtgtgtgtgtgtgtgtgtgtgtgtgtgtgtgtgtgtgtgtgcgtgcgtgtgtgtgtgacttgttggtgtgtgtgtgtgtgtgtgtgtgtgtgtgtgtgtgtgtgtgtgtgtgtgtgtgtgtgtgtgtgtgtgtgtgtgtgtgtgtgtgtgtgtgagtgagtgagtgagtgagtgtgtgtgtgtggtgtgtgtgtgtgtgtgtgtgtgtgtgtgtgtgttcgggaCAAACActtcgtgagtgtgtgtgtttgtgtgtgtgtgtatttgtgagtgtgtttgtgtgtatttgtgagtgtgtttgtgtgtgtgtgtgtgtatttgtgagtgtgtgtgtgtgagtgtgaggtgagtgagtgagtgagtgtgtgtgtgtttgtgtgtgtgtgtgtgtgtgtatgagtgtgttgtgtgtgtgtgtgtgtgtattgtgtgtgtgtgtgtgagtgagtgagtgagtgagtgagtgagtgtgtgtgtgtgtgtgtgtgtgtgtgtgtgtgtgtgtgtgtgtgtgtgtgtgtgtgtgtgtgtgtgtgtgtgtgttagtgtgtgtgtgtgtgtgtgtgtgtgtgtgtgtgtgtgtgtgtgtgtgtgtgagagagagaaagagagtgtgcagtgtgtgtgtgtgtgtgtgtgtgtgtgtgtgtgtttgtgtgtggtgtgtgtgtgtgtgtgtgtgtgtgtgttgatcaggtttgtgtgtgttgatCAGGTGTGTGTTCCAGAGTTTACAAATGCTGCTCAGTAGGTTTAAACAGTGAATTACTGCTGTGCATCCATTCAGACTTTTTCCTAACATACTGTTATCACGTTCACCTTCAGGTTTTATGCACATCTGTAAATATTTGCTTCTTTCAGATAAATTTGTAAACACCACCCTAACTGATGTTTAGGCTGGTTATTTAGAGTCTGTAAGTCTATGAGTTTGAATGCATTTAACATACCAGCTTTTATTCTCCTCCTGCGGTAGATCATTACTACACACACGATTACAGCGATGATGACGAGTGTGAGAACTAGAGGAATGATGATCATGATTACTGGGTTGAGATCCTCTGCGTCTGCTTCTGTATTTGTCTCTGTATCTGTCTCTGTATCTGTCTCTGTATCCGTCTCTGTATCCGTCTCTTTCTTAGTCTCAGTAGTCGGCTCTGTTTCCTGATTATTATCTGAGTCACTGCTTGGTGTGGAGACTGAATCCAAGGAACCTACAACTGAACAAGATTTAAGTAAAGCATCCATTTCCCAAGCTAGAAAGTCACTGTAAAAGTGAATCAGATAAAgcttaaatggttattttatcATCTGAAAAAATCAATACATACCTTGGCGCCTGCCATCTCCAGAGCCATCCCCGTGATTATCTTTAAAGCAATGAATAAATCATGAGAAAACATGTAAACAAGCACTgacacataaaacattttatacattattttatgtcTGTATATTAGTTATATGGCTTTTGATGTGTCTGCACAATAATATTTGCTACAGTCAGGTTaatattttcagtgtaaatgtttttgaaggaaagctcttctgctcaccaagacaccaataatattgtgatatattattataatttaaaacatctgttttctgtgtgaatatgtgttaatctgtaatttatttctgtgatgtgcagctgtattttcagcatcattactccagtcttctgtgtcacatgatcttcagaaatcataataatatactgattAGCTATTTAAGaatcatttatgtttattatcaatattgaaaacagttgtgctttaagatatttttgtggtATTGTGATTAGTTATTTtaggattgtttttgttttttgttaattttgaaaagaacaccatttatgtgaggaatttttttttttgtaacattataaatgtctttactgacacttttgataaattaaagaattcttgctgaataaaattataaattttcttaataaataaaaaaataaatcttactaaccacaaagTTTTGAATTGTGTATACATTATAAATCGCTTAGTTcatgaaatttaaattataaatatatatgtaaaatttatgtaataaattatgatatatgtaaaaaaatttatatctTGATGTCCTTCAAAATGTTGAcgattttatatatagatatatatatatatatatatatatatatatatatatatatatatatatatacatatagatagatagatagatagatagatagatatttttgttgtataataATTTCAAAAGGTGATTTTCTTTTGCTTCAAGTAAAAAAGAATTGATTTGGATAGAACATCTATCATTTCTAATCCCGTTCAAAATGttttgtgcaaaaacacacagttaaaaaaaaatacagaccgAGTGTCTtcttgtgtataaaaaaaaaaaaagagtgtgaaaTCGCTATAAAAAAGTGCATTCTGACAGCTTCTTTAGAGCAGTGTAATTCAAATACTTTTTACACTGTAGGGTAAATTATGCAAACGTTTCATTGGTTTTCACAGCCAAGAACACAAGTCTATCAACGGTTCCTGGTTTAAAAGATGCTCTGAGGCACGACACACTGCCACTAAAAACTCTTTCAGATAGATATCactaatatttgatatattgcccagccctaattatATCTACTAGTTGGTGACCACTAATTCTTACCTGAGTTTTCTTCTTTACCCTCTGAAATGGGACCtaacactgttttaaatgtagaAACAGATCAGATTTATGAGTGGAGGTGAAacatacaacaaacacaaaatcattATAGACAACTATGGCAGacataatgtacaaaatattgCTTCAAACTTAAATAATTTTTCCATAATTGTCTCTGGGGCAGCACCTTTTCAAACAGTGCACCTTATGTAacccttaaaggtacatattagtacctaaaatatacatattaatagcTGAATGATACATATTTGTAGCTTTTTAAACGTCCCTGGAATAGCTTTAGTACCTTGTTTTCTGAGAGTGTTGCAGTGACCACAAAAATGTAGAGCTTACAGTAGTCTACAATGTGTTTGGAAATGTCTACATCACATCAAATAAGAATCAGGTGATCATCATC
Proteins encoded:
- the tmem154 gene encoding transmembrane protein 154 isoform X1, which translates into the protein MNLILFLLLALTASWTGLVQCEDDEETKEDYPSEDSVLGPISEGKEENSDNHGDGSGDGRRQVVGSLDSVSTPSSDSDNNQETEPTTETKKETDTETDTETDTETDTETNTEADAEDLNPVIMIIIPLVLTLVIIAVIVCVVMIYRRRRIKADTKEDPYLDHEDHEKVPMPMFDDDIPSVMELEMEDLENWMAKDGGKKVDTGQI
- the tmem154 gene encoding transmembrane protein 154 isoform X2; translated protein: MNLILFLLLALTASWTGLVQCEDDEETKEDYPSEDLLGPISEGKEENSDNHGDGSGDGRRQVVGSLDSVSTPSSDSDNNQETEPTTETKKETDTETDTETDTETDTETNTEADAEDLNPVIMIIIPLVLTLVIIAVIVCVVMIYRRRRIKADTKEDPYLDHEDHEKVPMPMFDDDIPSVMELEMEDLENWMAKDGGKKVDTGQI